In the Malania oleifera isolate guangnan ecotype guangnan chromosome 1, ASM2987363v1, whole genome shotgun sequence genome, one interval contains:
- the LOC131159446 gene encoding uncharacterized protein LOC131159446, producing the protein MPTLQSRFLSAAPLLLLTLLHLAVSSSVHDLLRSRGLPAGLIPKEVKSYALSDNGLLEVFLDAPCLTKFENRVFFDSVLRANLSYGELMGVVGLSQEELFLWLPVKDIIVDDPRSGLILFDIGVAHKQLSLSLFEEPPDCNPQGVLEKTTRMQRGFEAQR; encoded by the exons ATGCCGACCCTTCAGAGCCGCTTCCTCTCCGCAGCACCTCTACTTCTTCTGACCCTTCTCCATCTCGCCGTCTCCTCTTCCGTACACGACCTTCTCCGGTCGAGAGGCCTGCCGGCCGGTCTCATTCCCAAAGAAGTCAAGTCCTACGCCCTCTCGGACAACGGCCTCCTCGAGGTCTTCCTCGACGCTCCATGCCTCACCAAGTTCGAGAACAGAGTCTTCTTCGACAGCGTCCTCAGGGCCAATCTCAGCTACGGCGAGCTCATGGGCGTCGTGGGTCTGTCTCAGGAAGAGCTCTTCCTATGGCTTCCCGTTAAGGACATCATCGTCGACGACCCAAGGTCCGGTCTCATCTTGTTCGACATTGGAGTGGCTCACAAGCagctctctctgtctctcttcgAAGAACCTCCAGATTGCAATCCCCAAG GTGTGTTGGAGAAGACGACAAGGATGCAGAGAGGGTTTGAGGCTCAGAGGTAG